In the genome of Triticum urartu cultivar G1812 chromosome 5, Tu2.1, whole genome shotgun sequence, one region contains:
- the LOC125509009 gene encoding 30S ribosomal protein 2, chloroplastic, with translation MATTISSLAAPPSLHRRCCRSPASASTPARVSFRAAPPAGAAARARRRAAVKVLASSAVMEAPEELATRKLYVGNIPRTVTNDELSAMFAAHGTVVRAEVMYDKYSGRSRRFGFVTMSTAEEVAAAIESLNDTEVGGRKIKVNVTESFLPNIDTSAPESEPSFVDSQYKVYVGNLAKKVTTEVLKNFFSEKGEVLSATVSRIPGTPKSKGYGFVTFSSEEEVEAAVSTFNNAELEGQTIRVNRA, from the exons ATGGCGACCACCATCTCCTCTCTAGCGGCCCCTCCCTCCCTCCACCGCCGCTGCTGCCGGAGCCCCGCATCCGCCTCGACCCCCGCCCGCGTGTCATTCCGCGCCGCGCCGCcggccggcgcggcggcgcgggccAGGCGCCGGGCGGCGGTGAAGGTGCTCGCCTCCTCCGCGGTGATGGAGGCGCCCGAGGAGCTGGCCACGCGGAAGCTCTACGTGGGGAACATCCCCAGGACCGTCACCAACGACGAGCTGTCGGCCATGTTCGCCGCACACGGCACCGTCGTGCGGGCCGAG GTTATGTATGACAAGTATAGTGGTCGGAGCCGGCGATTCGGGTTTGTCACGATGAGCACGGCGGAGGAGGTCGCTGCTGCCATTGAGAGCCTGAATGACACA GAGGTTGGAGGTAGAAAAATTAAAGTGAATGTGACAGAGAGCTTCTTACCAAACATTGATACATCTGCACCGGAATCGGAACCTTCATTTGTGGACAGCCAGTACAAGGTTTATGTTGGCAATCTTGCAAAGAAAGTGACAACGGAAGTGCTCAAGAACTTCTTCTCTGAAAAAGGGGAGGTCCTCAGTGCCACGGTATCCCGAATTCCGGGAACTCCAAAGTCCAAGGGATATGGTTTTGTCACGTTTTCTTCAGAGGAAGAAGTGGAAGCTGCGGTTTCTACTTTCAATAATGCA GAATTGGAAGGACAAACCATCCGTGTGAATAGAGCATAG
- the LOC125509010 gene encoding DNA topoisomerase 6 subunit B, protein MDDSSDGGATAGGTKKKPSAAAAKGKATGKGKATSKAAPKAKESSLLKQKSPAEFFAENKNIAGFDNPGKSLYTTMRELVENALDSAESISELPDIEITIEEITKSKFNTMIGLVDRERVDEALYDDFESSKAREKRLAKEARFQETQAKNAALGKKVKDTPAARGKGRGEASFFRVTCKDNGRGMPHEDIPNMFGRVLSGTKYGLRQTRGKFGLGAKMALIWSKMSTGLPIDIKSSMKGQDYITFCRLDIDIHKNVPHIHLHEKRENNDHWHGAEIQVIIEGNWTTHRSRILHYMRQMAVITPYAQFLFRFLSDAAEKNLTIKFARRTDVMPPVPLLTKHHPSAVDLLLIKRLITDTTKPNLLQFLQHEFVNISKAHADRLIGEMGPDFSAKTTVNSLTSQQLVRIHQLFRQAKFDDPSGNCLSPAGEYNLRLGIIKELHPDLVATHASSPQVFEGHPFIVEAGVSIGGKDVKQGLNIFRFANRIPLLFEQGADVITRTALKRINWSIYKINQQQDKIGVFVSIVSTKIPFKGTGKEYIGDDITEIADAVKSALKQCCVQLKSKIVKKLQAREQQDRKRNLNKYIPDVARTIMETLGELADESPPKRPRFDKEDEELLEKINSEEVTEMTFRDCLTQHVEQVDYEMALEYAMQSGVSEEPREAIYLNSLEGSYKFVDFQSPAFVFRFIP, encoded by the exons ATGGACGACTCCAGCGACGGCGGAGCCACCGCCGGCGGCACTAAGAAGAAGCCTTCTGCGGCGGCCGCCAAGGGGAAGGCGACGGGAAAAGGGAAGGCCACCTCCAAGGCGGCGCCCAAGGCCAAGGAGAGCAGCCTCCTCAAGCAGA AATCGCCCGCAGAGTTCTTCGCGGAAAACAAGAACATCGCTGGTTTTGACAAT CCTGGAAAATCTTTGTACACCACAATGCGGGAGCTAGTTGAGAATGCTCTTGATTCAGCCGAGTCCATCTCCGAGCTCCCTGATATAGAAATTACTAT AGAAGAGATCACTAAGAGCAAATTCAACACAATGATAGGGCTAGTTGATCGAGAGCGCGTTGATGAAGCACTCTATGATGATTTTGAATCATCTAAGGCTCGTGAG AAACGCCTAGCTAAAGAAGCACGTTTCCAAGAAACACAAGCCAAAAATGCTGCTCTTGGGAAGAAAGTTAAGGACACTCCAGCTGCTCGCGGAAAAGGTCGGGGTGAGGCTTCATTTTTTAGAGTGACTTGCAAG GATAATGGCCGAGGTATGCCGCATGAAGATATCCCAAATATGTTTGGGAGAG TGTTATCGGGAACAAAATATGGTTTGAGGCAGACGCGTGGAAAATTTGGGCTTGGTGCTAAAATG GCACTTATTTGGTCAAAGATGAGTACGGGCCTTCCTATTGATATTAAGTCATCGATGAAAGGCCAAGATTATATCACGTTCTGTCGACTTGACATAGATATTCATAA AAATGTCCCTCACATTCATTTACATGAGAAACGTGAGAACAATGATCACTGGCATGGGGCAGAAATTCAAGTTATTATTGAGGGAAATTGGACAACTCATCGT TCAAGGATACTACATTACATGCGACAGATGGCTGTCATTACTCCATATGCTCAATTCCTATTTAGATTTCTCTCAGATGCAGCAGA AAAAAATTTGACGATAAAATTTGCGCGAAGGACAGATGTTATGCCTCCTGTCCCACTTCTGACAAAGCATCACCCATCTGCTGTTGATTTGCTGCTGATAAAGCGCTTAATTACAGACACTACAAAGCCAAATCTTTTGCAGTTTCTGCAACATGAATTTGTGAATATAAGCAAAGCACATGCTGACCGTTTAATTG GGGAAATGGGGCCTGATTTTAGTGCAAAAACGACAGTCAACAGCCTTACATCACAACAGTTAGTACGAATACATCAGTTGTTTCGGCAGGCTAAGTTTGATGATCCCAGTGGCAAT TGTCTTAGTCCTGCAGGTGAATACAATTTACGTCTAGGTATCATAAAAGAGCTGCACCCTGATTTGGTTGCAACACATGCAAGCAG CCCTCAGGTTTTTGAAGGGCATCCATTTATTGTTGAAGCCGGAGTAAGCATTGGTGGAAAAGATGTTAAACAA GGTCTAAATATTTTTAGGTTTGCAAACCGCATACCACTTCTTTTTGAACAAGGTGCTGATGTCATCACAAGAACTGCCCTAAAAAGGATCAA TTGGAGCATCTACAAAATTAATCAGCAGCAGGACAAGATTGGTGTCTTCGTGAGCATTGTCAGTACAAAGATACCTTTTAAAGGAACTGGAAAAGAGTATATTGGGGATGATATAACCGAGATAGCAGATGCTGTTAAG TCAGCCCTTAAGCAGTGCTGTGTCCAACTGAAGTCAAAGATAGTGAAGAAACTTCAGGCTCGTGAACAGCAGGACAGGAAAAGGAACCTGAACAA ATACATTCCTGATGTGGCGAGAACAATtatggagactctgggagaacttGCAGACGAGTCTCCCCCCAAGAGGCCACGGTTTGACAAGGAAGACGAGGAACTCCTTGAAAAAATAAATTCGGAGGAAGTGACAGAAATGACTTTTAGAGATTGCTTGACGCAGCATGTTGAACAG GTTGACTATGAAATGGCGCTGGAGTATGCCATGCAGAGTGGCGTGAGCGAAGAGCCCCGCGAAGCAATCTATCTGAACTCGCTCGAAGGATCTTACAAGTTCGTCGACTTCCAGAGCCCCGCTTTCGTGTTTAGGTTCATCCCGTGA
- the LOC125509011 gene encoding uncharacterized protein YMR315W, whose protein sequence is MAGDGELLPRIAVVGAGIFARTQYIPRLREISHLVVLKAIWSRTQESAEAAAELARDFAPGIECKWGDAGLEEIMGDPSILGVAVVLAGQVQVELSLKMLKAGKHVIQEKPASGSTTEAETALSVYNSFPNKFPYKPIWALGENYRFEPAFVESSKLMNDIGDMMNIQVIVEGSMNSSNPYFNSSWRRNFVGGFILDMGVHFIAGLRMLVGSEVATVSSISRHVDTDLPPPDNICSLFQLENGCAGVLVFAVNSRSPKILWRVDGTKGTVKIERGVDGGKHGYQVLFSSESGECQKTFYPFCGVHEELKAFVHDMVQASKDGDHKAEPRSSYVEGARDVAVLEAMLESSAKQGAMVQVKKF, encoded by the exons ATGGCGGGGGACGGCGAGCTTCTTCCCCGGATCGCGGTGGTCGGCGCGGGCATCTTCGCGCGCACGCAGTACATCCCCAGGCTCCGCGAGATCTCCCACCTCGTCGTCCTCAAGGCCATCTGGAGCCGCACCCAG GAATCCGCAGAGGCTGCTGCGGAGCTCGCCCGCGATTTTGCGCCTGGCATCGAGTGTAAATGGGGCGACGCGGGGCTGGAGGAGATCATGGGAGACCCTTCCATCCTGGGTGTCGCCGTCGTTCTTGCAGGCCAAGTCCAG GTTGAGCTTTCCTTGAAGATGCTCAAGGCAGGAAAGCATGTGATCCAAG AGAAACCGGCCTCTGGAT CGACAACCGAAGCAGAAACTGCGCTATCAGTCTACAACTCATTCCCAAACAAGTTCCCCTATAAGCCAATTTGGGCTCTTGGAGAGAACTACAGATTTGAACCTGCATTTGTGGAG TCAAGCAAGTTGATGAACGATATTGGTGATATGATGAACATCCAAGTTATTGTTGAAGGATCAATGAACAGTTCAAACCCATATTTCAATAGCTCCTGGAGACGAAATTTTGTG GGTGGTTTCATACTGGATATGGGCGTGCATTTCATTGCAGGACTAAGAATG CTTGTTGGTTCGGAAGTAGCAACTGTATCGTCTATCTCTCGTCATGTGGACACGGATTTACCACCACCTGATAACATTTGTTCTCTTTT CCAACTGGAAAATGGATGTGCTGGGGTCTTAGTATTTGCAGTTAATTCGAGGTCGCCAAAG ATATTGTGGCGGGTTGATGGAACAAAGGGAACAGTAAAAATTGAACGTGGAGTTGATGGTGGGAAACATGGTTACCAG GTGCTTTTCTCAAGCGAAAGTGGGGAGTGCCAGAAGACTTTTTACCCATTCTGTGGTGTGCATGAAGAACTGAAAGCATTTGTCCATGACATGGTGCAGGCTAGCAAA GATGGGGATCACAAGGCTGAACCCCGCAGTTCTTATGTCGAAGGTGctcgtgatgttgctgttttGGAAGCCATGCTTGAATCTAGCGCGAAGCAAGGAGCCATGGTGCAAGTGAAGAAATTCTAA